TCCTTGAGTGCATTGATCAAGGTTTGGATTATGTGATCTTGTCCGACTAAATTGTCGAAATCCTGTGGTCTGTATTTGAGATATAGTGACATTGTATTTGTTCAGAGGGGGCAATTTTAGCGGCTTTAAACCTATTTGTGAATACGATTATTTTTTTAGTTTTTCTATAAATTCACTCATGTGGTCTTTGAATTTTTTGTCTGAGAATTTCTCAGCTTGTTTACGGATTTTTTTCTGGTCGTAAAATTTGTAATTTAGTAGGAGGCGGCCGAGACCGTCTTCCATAGACTGAAGGCTGTGTTCATCAAAGAATTCCCCGGTTTCGCCTTCGACCACTGATTCAAGTAGGCCGCCTTTGCGGTAAGCCAATACCGGCTTTCCGCACGCCATTGCTTCGATAGGGGTTATGCCAAAATCTTCTTCACCGGGAAATATCAAAGCTTGGCAATTTTGCATATATTCATTTACCTCTTTGTCACTTCTAAACCCGAGGAAATCAACATTTTTACCGGCTATACTTTCGAGTGCGCCTCTAGCGGGACCGTCTCCAATAATCACTAGTTTTTTGTTTACCTTATTAAATAATCGCACAGCATGATCAATTTTTTTGTACGGAGTTAGTGTGGAAACAATTAAGAAGAAGTCTTCATGGTATTTTTGGATTTTAAATCTTGAAATATCTACCGGTGGATAGATCACAGTGGATTCTCTTCTGTAATATTTTTGGATGCGTTTAGCGACGTGCTCTGAATTTGCTATGTAAAAATCAGGTCGTCTCGAAGCCAAAAAATCCCATTCACGAATATTTTTTATGAAATATCTGACGATACAGCGATTTATGATATTTAGGTTTTGTTCAGCTAGGTATTTGTGAGCATAGTCCCATGCATAACGCATTGGAGAATGACAATAAACGATATGTTTGGTTTCAAGGTCAGTGATTACGCCATGTGCATATGCAGAACTTGAGCTTATAACCAGATCGTATTCGCTTAAATCGAATTTCTCGACGAACCCGGGGAGTAGTGGGAAGAAATATTTATATCTTTTTTTGAGAAAATTAGGCCATTTTGCAAACTCTGACTGTGTTACTTTGTTCTTCGGAAAAACTTTACCGATGGACTCTTCATCGTAGAGTAAGGTGAAGATATCGGCGTTCGGATACATATCAAGTAGGCATTTGACGACGCGCTCGGCTCCGCCCAATTTCAGTAAAAAATCTGCAACTATAGCTACTTTCATTATTTTTGTGGTGA
This window of the Candidatus Peregrinibacteria bacterium genome carries:
- a CDS encoding glycosyltransferase, with the protein product MKVAIVADFLLKLGGAERVVKCLLDMYPNADIFTLLYDEESIGKVFPKNKVTQSEFAKWPNFLKKRYKYFFPLLPGFVEKFDLSEYDLVISSSSAYAHGVITDLETKHIVYCHSPMRYAWDYAHKYLAEQNLNIINRCIVRYFIKNIREWDFLASRRPDFYIANSEHVAKRIQKYYRRESTVIYPPVDISRFKIQKYHEDFFLIVSTLTPYKKIDHAVRLFNKVNKKLVIIGDGPARGALESIAGKNVDFLGFRSDKEVNEYMQNCQALIFPGEEDFGITPIEAMACGKPVLAYRKGGLLESVVEGETGEFFDEHSLQSMEDGLGRLLLNYKFYDQKKIRKQAEKFSDKKFKDHMSEFIEKLKK